The Cytobacillus sp. NJ13 sequence ACCATAGCCGGTACTTAATGTATCGGCTTTAAATTTTTAGAAAATTCCTTTTAGAAAAGATTGAAAAAACTGAAAATAAATGATTTAATTAAAACAAACTCATCAGTCTATATTTTTTTATGAATAAATAAACTATCTAGTCTATATATTTGGAGGTGTGGAACCATGGCCATTATCATTGTTATTAAGAGAGGGAACAAACTTAAATAACTAACCATTAGATGCACAGCAAGTAAAACTTCATCAGAAAACACATGAAGGAGAGCGTTTATGAAAATAAAAAGACTTTCTCAAGTTACCCTGGAGGAGGCGCTGACTGCCTGGAACAAAGGATTTGAAGGTTATATAGTTCCAATAAAAATGGATATTCAGGCCTTTGTTAATCGAATGGCATCTGAGGGACTTTCTCCTGAAAAATCCATTGTCGTTTTTATGCACGGAGAACCCTGCGGAATCATAATGAATGGGTTCCGGGAGATTAACGGCAGGAAAATTGCCTGGAACGGAGGCACTGGAATCGCACCACAATACAGGGGAAAAGGTCTTTCTGCAGCTATGATGTCAGAAGTTCTCAGCATATATAAAGCTGAAAATGCTCACACTGCTGTTCTTGAAGCAATTGAAGAAAATGAGAGAGCGATTAAGCTGTACAAAAAAGCCGGCTATGCGATTACTGATCAATTGCTTTATCTAAACAAGAAACTAGCATATAAAGAAATAGGCTCATTGACGGAAAACCATTTAGCAATAAAAAAGATATATCCCGAACAGCTGCAGTCACTCAGGTTTTATGACAGCGATGCTGCCTGGCAGTGCCAGTGGCAAAGTGCAAAACAAGGGGAAGCTGCTGTGCTTATGAGTGACGATGGGAAAGAGGAAGGATACATTTTATACAAAAGAGTGCTGGAAGCAGGAGGACGTACAGATCGCATTATCATCTATCAGCTAAAGTTCACGGACGAAAGTGCATATGATGCAATGACTGAAAGGATTCTGGGCCATCTGTTCCTGGATCAGGATGATTCAATTGATTTCACTGCCGTTAATATTTCTGTTTCCAATCCCGCCTCAAAAGCTTTGCTTAAAATGGGATTTGAAAAAAAGATTGGCCAGGTAATGATGAAAAAAACGCTTTAGGATACCTGCTGCCTATTTAATTTTCCCCTTTCTGCAAAAAACTAAGTTACCAAATAATTATGAGGTTCGTGCTTATAGGCATAATTTCAGATGGTTCCTGATATGTTTTTATGAGTAAGTTTGAAAGGGGAGATATATTGGCTGCTGGATTTGAAAGTGCTGCAAAATTAGAACACGGGTTTTGGCTTCAGATTTTGGGTGATCATGCACGTTTCATACATGATTCACTATCACCAAAGGAAAAAGACAGCATTGAACGGGCAAATTACTTTATACAAACCTTCGACCAGCTATTAGGAAGGGTTGAAGTTGATAACCTGGAGCAATTGAGCCGGAGGGCAGAACAGGAAGCTAAAAAGCTCAGGGAATTTAAATTGAATCTAATCGAACGTCATCTGATAGGGAAAATTTCCATTCATCTTGGGCCTGTTTTTATTAATCATATGGTCAATGAACTTGAAGAATATATGCTTGTCCTTCAATATTTAAAAAAGGGGGAAGCCCCGCCTGTATTTCATGAGCTCCACCATCATTTAATCTGGCTTCTGGATGCAGCTGGCCATGCAGGTGCCATATCGGACAATATGGACCAGGCTGAAAAGAAAATTAAAAAAATCAGTGATGGCTATACAAAGGATTTTGAAGCTTTTTACTTAAAAGCAGTTGAAATGTCCGGGTTCCTTCGGACGAATGTTACGTTGTTTCCGGCACTCCAAAAGTTCAACAATGACGTTGCTCTTGAAATTTCTTTGTTTATGAACTTTCTGAATGAAATTGAGGAGCTTGAAATAAGCA is a genomic window containing:
- a CDS encoding GNAT family N-acetyltransferase; this translates as MKIKRLSQVTLEEALTAWNKGFEGYIVPIKMDIQAFVNRMASEGLSPEKSIVVFMHGEPCGIIMNGFREINGRKIAWNGGTGIAPQYRGKGLSAAMMSEVLSIYKAENAHTAVLEAIEENERAIKLYKKAGYAITDQLLYLNKKLAYKEIGSLTENHLAIKKIYPEQLQSLRFYDSDAAWQCQWQSAKQGEAAVLMSDDGKEEGYILYKRVLEAGGRTDRIIIYQLKFTDESAYDAMTERILGHLFLDQDDSIDFTAVNISVSNPASKALLKMGFEKKIGQVMMKKTL
- a CDS encoding DUF2935 domain-containing protein, which translates into the protein MAAGFESAAKLEHGFWLQILGDHARFIHDSLSPKEKDSIERANYFIQTFDQLLGRVEVDNLEQLSRRAEQEAKKLREFKLNLIERHLIGKISIHLGPVFINHMVNELEEYMLVLQYLKKGEAPPVFHELHHHLIWLLDAAGHAGAISDNMDQAEKKIKKISDGYTKDFEAFYLKAVEMSGFLRTNVTLFPALQKFNNDVALEISLFMNFLNEIEELEISKEALGTFAALMADHMYREECYYLSKLAESTQSEMPKCDPAKPRLKE